One genomic segment of Pedobacter endophyticus includes these proteins:
- a CDS encoding glycoside hydrolase family 2 protein — protein MFFHCIKITSATFKMLALSLFFFLNIYDASAQRSKINFNRDWKFIIGDHNGAEAVTYKDESWSNVALPHSFSMPYFMSTEFYTGYGWYRKTFDIHDDIKSKRFYLEFEAAFQDAEIFLNGKKVGRHKGGYTGFLIDITEAVKNDNNVLAVRLNNLWNPRLAPRAGEHVFSGGIYRDVYLHVTSPVHVAWHGTFVTTPTANHASANIKVQTEVKNDDDESKSIVLRTDILDAKGHLVCSETVKEQIDKGQMKTIVQNMNAFNNPQLWSPEKPVLYKAVQTLMDGKTKADEYETKFGIRSLKWTADSGFFLNNKHYYLKGANVHQDHAGWGDAVTNSGFYRDVKMMKEAGFNLIRGSHYPHDPSFAEACDELGMLFWSENAFWGIGGFKAEGYWNSSAYPTKIEDEEEFEQSVLQQLGEMIRISRNHPSIITWSMSNEPFFSTGAVISKMRGLLKKQVALSKKLDATRAVAIGGAQRPLDSNRIDRLGDIAGYNGDGASISVFQSPGVASVVSEYGSVTADRPGVYSPQWGDLSKGKNGQTPAWRSGEAIWCGFDHGSIAGQTLGKMGIVDYFRIPKQAYYWYRQAYAGVPAPGEHTEAAADYLKLGADRVLVKDINGGEDVQLVVSALSKWGKVVKSAPRVTLTVIAGPGEFPTGRSIRFEQGSDIRILDGQAAIEFRSYYAGKTTIVATSPGLKPDTIKLEFEGAVRYNPAQKYTEKKYIRFETSGQKSEISTFGPNNPAFSSSSQRNSTAGFGVDANLLTFWKAADNDPTPSFTLDTEKRIAVKGINLTFPNVKQRNYSIEISNDKINWQILSKQENSTDKQLNISFDGKKTGRFIKVTFEKATLSAIAELEVSGVVLE, from the coding sequence ATGTTCTTCCACTGTATTAAAATCACAAGTGCAACCTTCAAAATGTTGGCTTTATCCCTTTTCTTCTTTCTAAATATTTACGACGCATCGGCACAACGATCAAAGATAAATTTCAATCGCGACTGGAAATTTATAATCGGGGATCACAATGGGGCAGAGGCTGTTACCTACAAAGATGAAAGTTGGAGTAACGTTGCTTTGCCGCATTCGTTTAGCATGCCTTATTTTATGTCGACAGAGTTTTACACAGGCTATGGTTGGTACAGAAAAACGTTCGACATTCATGACGACATTAAATCTAAACGCTTTTATTTAGAGTTTGAAGCGGCTTTTCAGGATGCCGAGATTTTTTTGAACGGAAAAAAAGTGGGAAGACATAAAGGCGGTTATACTGGCTTTTTGATTGATATTACGGAAGCGGTTAAAAATGACAACAATGTGCTTGCCGTACGTTTAAACAATTTATGGAACCCTCGTTTAGCGCCCCGCGCTGGTGAGCATGTATTTTCAGGAGGAATTTATCGAGATGTTTACCTGCATGTTACCAGCCCCGTACATGTAGCATGGCATGGAACTTTCGTAACTACGCCTACGGCAAACCACGCCAGCGCAAATATTAAGGTACAAACGGAAGTAAAAAACGACGATGACGAATCGAAATCGATTGTTTTAAGAACAGACATATTAGATGCCAAAGGGCATTTAGTTTGTTCGGAAACTGTAAAAGAGCAGATAGATAAGGGACAAATGAAAACAATTGTTCAAAATATGAACGCATTTAACAATCCCCAGCTTTGGAGTCCCGAAAAGCCAGTTCTATATAAAGCAGTACAAACTTTGATGGATGGAAAAACAAAAGCAGACGAATATGAAACAAAATTTGGAATACGTTCGTTAAAATGGACGGCAGACAGTGGGTTTTTTCTTAACAACAAACATTATTACCTGAAAGGAGCAAATGTACACCAGGATCATGCTGGCTGGGGCGATGCGGTAACCAATTCTGGTTTCTACAGGGATGTAAAAATGATGAAAGAGGCCGGTTTTAATTTAATTAGGGGCTCTCATTATCCTCACGATCCCTCTTTTGCTGAAGCTTGTGATGAACTGGGAATGCTTTTTTGGTCTGAAAATGCGTTTTGGGGAATAGGAGGCTTTAAAGCGGAGGGTTATTGGAATTCGAGCGCTTACCCAACAAAAATTGAAGACGAGGAAGAATTTGAACAAAGTGTTTTACAGCAGCTTGGGGAGATGATCAGGATTTCTAGAAATCATCCTTCTATTATCACGTGGAGCATGTCGAATGAGCCATTTTTCAGCACAGGTGCTGTAATCTCGAAAATGAGGGGGCTGCTAAAAAAACAAGTAGCGCTCTCTAAAAAACTGGACGCTACAAGGGCTGTGGCAATTGGTGGTGCACAACGACCTTTGGACAGTAACAGAATAGATAGGCTGGGGGATATAGCGGGCTATAATGGCGATGGAGCCTCGATTTCTGTTTTTCAAAGCCCAGGGGTGGCTTCGGTTGTTTCGGAATACGGCAGCGTTACGGCGGATAGACCGGGGGTTTACAGCCCGCAATGGGGCGATTTGAGTAAGGGTAAAAATGGCCAAACACCGGCATGGCGAAGCGGTGAAGCCATATGGTGTGGTTTTGATCATGGAAGTATAGCCGGGCAAACGCTGGGTAAAATGGGGATCGTAGATTATTTTCGCATTCCTAAGCAAGCGTATTACTGGTATCGACAGGCTTATGCCGGTGTGCCGGCACCTGGGGAGCATACTGAAGCGGCGGCAGATTATTTAAAACTGGGCGCTGATAGGGTGTTGGTAAAAGACATTAACGGAGGGGAAGATGTACAGCTGGTTGTATCGGCATTGAGCAAATGGGGAAAGGTTGTAAAATCTGCACCGCGGGTGACGCTTACGGTAATTGCTGGCCCGGGGGAGTTTCCAACTGGAAGAAGCATCCGCTTTGAACAGGGTAGCGATATTAGAATTTTAGATGGGCAGGCGGCAATTGAGTTTAGATCGTATTACGCTGGTAAAACAACAATAGTAGCCACTTCACCGGGCCTAAAACCAGATACGATAAAACTTGAGTTTGAGGGAGCGGTTCGGTATAACCCTGCTCAAAAATATACAGAGAAAAAATATATTCGTTTTGAAACATCGGGCCAAAAATCGGAGATCAGCACGTTTGGGCCAAACAATCCGGCCTTTTCGAGTTCTTCACAACGAAACAGTACAGCAGGTTTTGGTGTAGATGCTAATCTCCTTACTTTTTGGAAGGCTGCTGATAACGATCCAACACCTAGTTTTACGCTTGATACGGAAAAACGTATTGCAGTTAAAGGTATTAACCTCACTTTTCCTAATGTAAAACAGCGAAACTATTCTATAGAAATTTCGAACGATAAAATAAACTGGCAAATTTTATCAAAGCAAGAAAATAGCACGGATAAACAATTGAATATTTCGTTCGATGGCAAAAAAACGGGAAGATTTATCAAGGTAACTTTTGAGAAAGCCACT